One genomic window of Geodermatophilus sp. DSM 44513 includes the following:
- a CDS encoding alpha/beta fold hydrolase encodes MTGYERLDTPRGVFGVRRAGDSGPVVLCLHGFPDDATTYDGLAAALAGAGYRVAAVNLRGYAPSTLEGPLDLDTLVDDVHCLADTLSPGAPVHLVGHDYGAQLAYPAMARRPGRFASAVLFAGAHPAYVQRNARRSPRQLWASRYIVFFQLGRLADRRVARDDCAYVERLWRRWAPGFDPPAEHLAHVRRTLAASMPAPVAMYRAGGFAVPAETVPVPTLYVCGADDGCALPFLAEGQEELFTAGYRAETWPGTGHFPHLEQPERAAAAVLGWFGGHSPAGR; translated from the coding sequence GTGACCGGCTACGAGCGGCTGGACACCCCGCGCGGGGTGTTCGGGGTGCGCCGCGCGGGCGACTCCGGCCCCGTGGTGCTGTGCCTGCACGGGTTCCCCGACGACGCCACGACCTACGACGGCCTGGCCGCCGCCCTGGCCGGCGCGGGGTACCGGGTGGCCGCGGTGAACCTGCGCGGCTACGCGCCCTCGACGCTGGAGGGCCCGCTGGACCTCGACACCCTGGTCGACGACGTGCACTGCCTGGCCGACACGCTGTCCCCCGGTGCCCCGGTGCACCTGGTCGGGCACGACTACGGCGCCCAGCTGGCCTACCCCGCGATGGCCCGCCGGCCGGGCCGGTTCGCCTCGGCGGTGCTGTTCGCCGGGGCGCACCCGGCGTACGTGCAGCGCAACGCCCGGCGCAGCCCGCGCCAGCTGTGGGCCAGCCGGTACATCGTGTTCTTCCAGCTGGGCCGGCTCGCCGACCGTCGGGTGGCCCGGGACGACTGCGCGTACGTGGAGCGGCTGTGGCGGCGCTGGGCGCCGGGGTTCGACCCGCCCGCGGAGCACCTGGCGCACGTGCGGCGGACGCTGGCCGCGAGCATGCCGGCGCCGGTGGCGATGTACCGCGCCGGCGGCTTCGCCGTCCCCGCCGAGACCGTGCCGGTGCCCACGCTGTACGTGTGCGGGGCCGACGACGGCTGCGCGCTGCCCTTCCTCGCCGAGGGCCAGGAGGAGCTCTTCACCGCCGGCTACCGCGCCGAGACCTGGCCGGGCACCGGGCACTTCCCGCACCTGGAGCAGCCCGAGCGGGCCGCGGCGGCCGTGCTGGGCTGGTTCGGCGGCCACTCACCCGCCGGCCGCTGA
- a CDS encoding TetR family transcriptional regulator codes for MTAAPARRGRPGHSLDSLLETAVAVFIERGYDATSTADLAARLGVTKAAIYHHVPSKVELLRLALDRALDALFAVTDEPGATTGRAIDRLEHVVRGSVRVLAAELPFVTLLLRVRGNSDVERAALQRRRAFDRVVTDLVRAAEEEGDVRPDVDPAVTSRLLFGTVNSLVEWYRPDGDLSAAELADALVATTFGGLRTR; via the coding sequence GTGACCGCGGCGCCGGCCCGGCGCGGGCGCCCGGGGCACTCGCTGGACTCGCTGCTGGAGACGGCGGTCGCGGTGTTCATCGAGCGCGGCTACGACGCCACGAGCACCGCCGACCTGGCCGCCCGCCTGGGCGTGACCAAGGCGGCGATCTACCACCACGTGCCCAGCAAGGTCGAGCTGTTGCGGCTGGCGCTGGACCGGGCGCTGGACGCGCTGTTCGCCGTCACCGACGAGCCGGGTGCGACCACGGGACGGGCGATCGACCGGCTCGAGCACGTCGTCCGAGGGTCGGTGCGGGTGCTGGCCGCCGAGCTGCCCTTCGTCACCCTGCTGCTGCGGGTGCGCGGCAACTCCGACGTCGAGCGGGCCGCGCTGCAGCGCCGGCGGGCCTTCGACCGGGTCGTCACCGACCTGGTGCGCGCCGCGGAGGAGGAGGGCGACGTCCGGCCCGACGTCGACCCCGCGGTCACCAGCCGGCTGCTGTTCGGCACCGTCAACTCCCTCGTCGAGTGGTACCGCCCGGACGGCGACCTGTCCGCCGCCGAGCTGGCCGATGCGCTGGTGGCCACCACGTTCGGCGGCCTGCGCACGCGCTGA